The following proteins are encoded in a genomic region of Blastopirellula marina:
- a CDS encoding ATP-binding cassette domain-containing protein — translation MIELQDISKSWDGGRSFAVKNVSLQVPTGKVLALLGGSGSGKSTTVKMINRLIEPTSGRIWVNGEDITQQDPVQLRRRIGYVFQSIGLLPHMSVADNVTLLLKLEGVPAAERNAIANRLLDMVDLPSATYANRRPSELSGGQRQRVGFARALAAEPKVMLLDEPFGALDPVTRDTLQIEFQKIQRSLGLTAVIVTHDMAEALLLADVIAVMNEGEVLRIGSPRELLQNPGDDYVARLLETPRRHGELVRELSA, via the coding sequence ATGATCGAGTTGCAAGATATCAGCAAATCCTGGGATGGCGGCCGCAGCTTCGCCGTTAAAAACGTTTCGCTGCAAGTTCCGACTGGCAAGGTGCTGGCATTGCTCGGTGGTAGTGGCAGCGGAAAAAGTACCACCGTGAAGATGATCAACCGCCTGATCGAACCGACCTCGGGCAGGATCTGGGTCAACGGCGAGGACATCACGCAGCAGGATCCCGTCCAGCTGCGGCGCCGAATCGGTTACGTTTTTCAAAGTATCGGCCTTTTGCCGCACATGTCGGTGGCTGACAATGTCACGCTCTTGCTAAAGCTCGAAGGGGTGCCCGCTGCCGAGCGGAACGCGATCGCCAATCGCCTGCTCGATATGGTTGATCTGCCGTCGGCTACCTATGCCAATCGCCGTCCGAGCGAACTCTCAGGTGGTCAACGACAACGGGTCGGATTCGCTCGGGCACTAGCCGCCGAGCCGAAAGTCATGTTGCTGGACGAACCGTTTGGAGCGCTCGATCCAGTAACTCGAGATACGCTGCAAATCGAATTTCAGAAGATCCAACGCTCGCTCGGATTAACAGCCGTGATCGTCACACACGACATGGCCGAGGCACTACTGTTAGCTGATGTAATTGCCGTAATGAACGAAGGAGAAGTGTTGCGAATTGGCTCTCCGCGCGAACTGCTACAAAACCCTGGCGACGACTATGTCGCTAGGCTCCTAGAAACGCCCCGCCGTCACGGTGAATTGGTCCGAGAACTGAGTGCCTAG
- a CDS encoding DUF2254 domain-containing protein translates to MNLWDRARSSLWFVPILCTLGGIMSAVVMLALDYAWKSSWQLPFWLETTTDGAQTILSTISGGMITVVGVVLSMTMVTLSITSSQFGSRVLRSRIRDRTTQWTIGAFLGTTVYSLVVLKMVRKIGEDDFLIPHFSVMASILFAITSLVILLYFIHHITMIAQAPEIVASLANDLNRSIETIFPEKIGDPPPDEASPHVKVTDAQRDAIRDGITIRSKAEGYIQTIEADELLSLAVKHNLIIQLPKRPGDFLALEEPIALVAGFQNKDEKELTLAINEAFYLGNSRSPRQDVNCSVHELAQMAVRALSPGINDPYTAVNCIDRLSAALCHLARRKMPDANRFDPDGNLRLVVDRQSFSSVMHAAFDQIRSYATSSVAVSQRLMECYLRIADNVSEPEQADDVSHQARLTLEGVLEAKHHPADVHVLHEQFNRLNKQLEPLKAKLTSQPEQKQADSEKQETRKEGEASGEVIG, encoded by the coding sequence ATGAATTTATGGGACCGAGCCCGCTCTAGCCTGTGGTTTGTGCCGATTCTCTGCACGTTGGGGGGCATCATGTCCGCCGTCGTCATGTTGGCGCTGGACTATGCCTGGAAGAGTTCGTGGCAACTTCCCTTCTGGTTAGAGACCACTACCGACGGTGCGCAAACGATTCTCTCGACCATCTCAGGCGGGATGATCACCGTGGTTGGTGTGGTGCTTTCCATGACCATGGTGACGCTTTCAATTACCTCCTCTCAGTTTGGTTCTCGTGTGCTCCGTAGCCGTATCCGCGATCGGACGACGCAGTGGACCATCGGTGCGTTCCTCGGAACCACCGTCTATAGTCTGGTCGTCCTAAAGATGGTCCGTAAGATCGGGGAAGATGATTTCCTGATCCCCCATTTCTCCGTGATGGCGTCAATTCTGTTTGCGATTACCAGCTTGGTGATTTTGCTCTACTTCATCCATCACATCACCATGATCGCTCAGGCTCCAGAGATTGTGGCCAGCTTAGCGAATGACCTCAATCGTTCCATTGAAACGATCTTCCCGGAGAAGATCGGTGACCCGCCACCAGACGAAGCATCACCTCACGTGAAGGTAACCGATGCCCAGCGAGATGCGATCCGTGATGGCATCACAATTCGGTCAAAGGCGGAAGGGTATATCCAGACGATTGAGGCGGACGAACTGTTATCGTTGGCGGTGAAGCATAACCTGATCATTCAACTTCCTAAACGTCCTGGTGACTTCTTGGCACTCGAAGAACCAATTGCCCTTGTCGCAGGATTTCAGAACAAAGATGAGAAAGAACTGACGCTGGCCATCAACGAAGCGTTCTATCTCGGAAATAGTCGTTCGCCTCGGCAAGATGTCAATTGCTCAGTGCACGAACTGGCTCAGATGGCCGTGCGTGCCCTTAGCCCTGGGATCAACGATCCCTATACCGCGGTCAATTGTATCGATCGTTTGTCGGCGGCTCTTTGCCACTTGGCACGCCGAAAAATGCCTGATGCGAATCGATTCGATCCTGATGGGAACTTGCGTCTGGTGGTGGATCGCCAAAGCTTCTCCAGCGTAATGCACGCTGCTTTTGATCAGATCCGCAGCTACGCGACAAGCAGCGTCGCCGTTTCTCAGCGGTTGATGGAATGTTATTTACGAATCGCCGACAATGTTAGCGAACCGGAGCAAGCTGACGATGTATCGCACCAGGCTCGATTGACGCTGGAAGGTGTGCTTGAGGCCAAGCATCACCCGGCCGACGTGCATGTCCTGCACGAGCAGTTCAACCGTTTGAATAAGCAACTTGAGCCGCTTAAGGCGAAGCTGACCTCGCAACCAGAACAAAAACAGGCCGATTCGGAGAAGCAAGAGACGCGCAAAGAAGGAGAGGCCAGTGGCGAGGTGATTGGTTAG
- a CDS encoding SRPBCC family protein — translation MPRFHVERSIEIAASPETVYEKVVDYKTWTSWSPWLCSEPTAKVTVSENSNSVGSTYAWEGQIVGSGEIEHVKLEADRRIDDEIRFLKPFKSQSNVAFDIERTGNGTKLTWVMDGSLPWFMFWMKSMMQTFISMDYDRGLKMLKEYIETGTVHSQTKILGVEQVAPITMIGIRKSCSLQAIGPSMEAAVSELLPLLEKHGIAHDGALMSAYHKFNLKSQTCDYTVGKIVPNDQSKSVTAPLEVWSCPELKALCVEHLGDYKHLGNGWSAANQYVRYKRMKQSGCSAFEIYTNDPHELPIDQWCTKIYLPLR, via the coding sequence ATGCCCCGTTTTCACGTCGAAAGATCGATCGAGATCGCAGCCTCGCCGGAAACTGTCTACGAGAAAGTTGTCGACTACAAGACTTGGACAAGTTGGAGTCCATGGCTCTGTTCGGAACCAACCGCCAAGGTGACGGTCAGCGAGAACTCGAACTCAGTCGGATCGACCTATGCCTGGGAAGGTCAAATCGTCGGCAGTGGCGAGATCGAACACGTCAAACTGGAAGCCGATCGGCGGATCGATGACGAGATCCGATTTTTGAAACCATTTAAATCGCAATCGAATGTCGCATTCGACATCGAGCGAACAGGCAATGGCACGAAACTTACCTGGGTGATGGATGGCTCGCTTCCCTGGTTCATGTTTTGGATGAAGTCCATGATGCAGACGTTCATCAGCATGGACTACGATCGTGGCCTGAAGATGCTCAAGGAGTATATCGAAACCGGAACGGTTCACTCGCAGACCAAAATCCTTGGCGTAGAGCAAGTCGCTCCGATCACAATGATTGGAATACGAAAGTCATGTTCCCTTCAAGCGATCGGACCATCGATGGAAGCTGCGGTCAGCGAGCTGCTACCGCTGCTCGAAAAGCATGGCATTGCCCATGATGGCGCATTGATGTCGGCCTATCACAAATTCAATTTAAAGTCGCAGACATGCGATTACACAGTTGGCAAGATCGTTCCCAATGATCAAAGCAAGTCGGTGACCGCGCCATTGGAGGTTTGGTCGTGCCCCGAACTGAAAGCACTTTGTGTCGAACATCTTGGCGACTACAAGCATTTGGGCAATGGGTGGAGCGCCGCGAATCAGTACGTTCGCTACAAACGAATGAAACAAAGTGGCTGTAGTGCATTCGAAATCTACACCAACGATCCACACGAGCTGCCAATCGATCAGTGGTGCACGAAGATCTATCTTCCTTTGAGGTAA
- a CDS encoding tellurite resistance TerB family protein yields the protein MGLLDSLFGGMESSSKLTPQESFAGILMGASGCDGHIADDEVNGLITCLVRMKLFQRYDGRQYGKTLNKLHGFMKKKGVDALIDACTETLPKDLRKAAFANACDIVLADGVVEQDEKVFMERLRDKLQLDAKVAKTIAEVMVIKNKG from the coding sequence ATGGGACTATTGGACTCGCTGTTCGGAGGAATGGAAAGCTCCTCCAAACTCACACCGCAGGAGTCGTTCGCAGGCATCCTGATGGGAGCCAGCGGATGTGATGGGCACATCGCCGATGATGAAGTCAACGGCCTAATCACCTGCCTAGTCCGCATGAAACTTTTCCAACGGTACGACGGACGACAGTACGGAAAAACCTTGAACAAGCTGCATGGTTTTATGAAAAAGAAAGGTGTCGACGCTCTGATCGATGCTTGTACGGAAACGCTTCCCAAGGACTTGCGTAAAGCGGCGTTTGCGAATGCGTGCGACATTGTGCTGGCCGATGGAGTTGTTGAACAAGACGAAAAGGTGTTCATGGAACGACTGCGAGACAAGTTGCAGCTCGACGCCAAGGTTGCCAAGACGATTGCCGAAGTGATGGTCATTAAGAACAAAGGCTAG
- a CDS encoding ArsR/SmtB family transcription factor: MKKKLEYELCATRLKALADPDRLRIVEQLFQGAMNVSDLSEKLGEEIVKISHHLGVLRHAQVVQSQKQGRFVIYQLHPDVVACGQEATETQTRRIDFGCCSLDLDQS, translated from the coding sequence ATGAAGAAGAAGCTCGAATACGAACTGTGTGCCACGCGTCTCAAAGCCCTGGCCGACCCGGATAGGCTCCGTATCGTGGAACAGTTGTTTCAAGGGGCGATGAACGTCAGCGATTTGTCTGAGAAGCTGGGTGAAGAAATCGTCAAGATTTCCCACCATCTAGGCGTTTTGCGCCACGCTCAGGTCGTCCAGTCGCAGAAGCAAGGTCGCTTCGTCATCTACCAACTGCATCCCGATGTTGTCGCTTGCGGACAAGAGGCCACCGAAACCCAGACTCGCCGCATCGATTTCGGCTGCTGTTCGTTGGATTTGGATCAGTCGTAG
- a CDS encoding ABC transporter permease/substrate-binding protein, with protein MFAADFWARVPHQLSFLPDRLWGHVFLAFSSILAGVLISIPLGIYCSRRPKFEKVAVTIANIIQTIPGMALLAIMVFALDRTGMVPAWIALVLYSILPILRNTIAGMKTVDPGCLEAADGIGLNKWQRLRIVELPLAAPTIIAGVRTASAWVVGAATLAYPVGATSLGDYIFAGLQTSNPVALMVGCVFSAGLALLLDGILGGLEIASQKRSLTWALGSVGCLVLVAISPLMLKVFQQDKLLTTTDREIASNDFVQERPYVIGGKPFTEQYILIDYLQGVLAEENRETAVKSGLGSTVVLDALERGDIDCYVDYTGTLWATEMQRTDNVSTAEMMIDIGTYLKEGSGVLNLGPLGFRNDYVFAMRKEQADELGIQSIGDLVPHADKLTAACEIEFWSRPEWANVQSKYGLQFGNTKSMDANLMYGALTRGDADVIVAYRTDGRLASGEIVELADPQFALPPYDAVLLISPRLAKDRAATEKLRNLVNTISTEKMRKANGTVDIDKKPIPEAVKVLNSQAS; from the coding sequence ATGTTTGCTGCCGATTTTTGGGCTCGTGTGCCGCATCAACTTAGCTTCCTCCCAGATCGCTTGTGGGGACATGTGTTCCTAGCTTTCTCCTCAATTCTGGCAGGCGTACTCATCAGCATTCCGCTAGGGATCTACTGCTCGCGGCGACCGAAGTTCGAGAAAGTGGCCGTAACAATTGCGAACATCATCCAGACGATTCCCGGTATGGCTTTACTGGCTATCATGGTCTTCGCACTCGACCGGACTGGCATGGTTCCAGCATGGATTGCCTTGGTCTTATATAGCATTCTGCCGATCTTGCGAAACACAATTGCCGGGATGAAAACGGTTGACCCTGGCTGTTTGGAAGCGGCGGACGGGATTGGGTTGAACAAGTGGCAACGCCTGCGGATCGTCGAACTTCCCTTGGCTGCTCCAACCATCATCGCCGGCGTCCGAACTGCCTCGGCCTGGGTCGTGGGTGCTGCGACACTGGCGTATCCAGTCGGGGCAACCAGCTTAGGTGACTACATTTTTGCCGGTCTGCAAACCAGTAATCCGGTTGCGCTAATGGTCGGTTGTGTTTTCTCGGCTGGCTTAGCGCTGCTCCTTGATGGCATCTTGGGAGGGCTTGAGATTGCGTCGCAGAAACGAAGCTTAACCTGGGCGTTAGGTTCGGTTGGTTGCCTGGTCTTGGTGGCGATCAGTCCTTTGATGTTGAAAGTGTTTCAGCAGGACAAATTGCTGACGACGACCGATCGAGAGATCGCTTCGAATGACTTCGTCCAGGAGCGGCCGTACGTGATCGGAGGTAAGCCATTCACGGAGCAATACATTTTGATCGATTATTTGCAAGGCGTTTTGGCAGAAGAGAATCGTGAGACTGCGGTGAAATCAGGCTTGGGTTCGACCGTCGTATTGGATGCCTTGGAACGCGGCGATATTGATTGCTACGTCGACTACACGGGGACGTTGTGGGCAACGGAAATGCAGCGAACCGATAACGTTTCGACTGCCGAAATGATGATCGATATTGGAACTTATTTGAAAGAGGGTAGTGGTGTCTTGAACCTGGGACCACTCGGTTTCCGCAACGACTATGTTTTCGCGATGCGAAAAGAACAAGCCGACGAACTGGGTATCCAATCGATAGGGGATTTGGTCCCTCATGCCGACAAGCTGACGGCGGCCTGTGAGATTGAGTTCTGGTCACGACCGGAATGGGCCAACGTCCAGTCGAAGTATGGTCTCCAGTTTGGTAATACCAAATCGATGGATGCGAATTTGATGTACGGAGCGTTAACTCGCGGAGACGCCGATGTGATTGTGGCTTACCGCACAGACGGCCGCTTGGCCTCCGGAGAAATCGTGGAACTCGCGGATCCGCAATTCGCGTTGCCGCCTTACGATGCCGTGTTACTGATCTCCCCCCGACTGGCCAAAGACCGAGCGGCCACCGAAAAACTACGAAATCTGGTCAACACGATCTCGACCGAGAAAATGCGTAAAGCCAATGGTACGGTCGACATCGATAAGAAGCCGATCCCGGAAGCGGTTAAAGTTCTGAACAGTCAAGCCTCGTAG
- a CDS encoding tellurite resistance TerB family protein, whose amino-acid sequence MSLFDDVLDDSSFAPEQFGPQEGFAGTLLAASACDGHIADEEVGALVTALARMKMYQNVPPHRFNSMMDRLLGILKRGGPEKLIASAIPAVPPELRETAFANACDIVLADGVVEADEKAFIDDLMIKLELDSQRAKTIVQVMVFKNQG is encoded by the coding sequence ATGTCACTATTTGATGATGTCCTCGACGATTCCTCCTTCGCACCTGAGCAATTCGGCCCTCAAGAAGGCTTTGCAGGCACGCTGCTGGCGGCTTCCGCTTGCGATGGCCATATTGCCGACGAAGAAGTTGGCGCTCTGGTTACCGCATTGGCACGCATGAAGATGTACCAAAATGTTCCTCCTCATCGATTTAACTCGATGATGGATCGTCTGCTCGGCATTTTGAAGCGAGGTGGTCCTGAGAAACTAATCGCATCGGCGATTCCTGCAGTTCCTCCTGAATTACGCGAGACCGCTTTCGCCAACGCATGCGATATCGTCCTCGCGGATGGTGTCGTCGAGGCAGATGAAAAGGCCTTTATTGACGACCTCATGATCAAGCTCGAATTGGACTCGCAGCGAGCCAAAACGATCGTTCAGGTCATGGTTTTCAAGAACCAGGGCTAA
- a CDS encoding class I SAM-dependent methyltransferase: MPYSDAVDCYDYPQYWDLSFRDETPMECDFFESAFKQFGEGQFRRVLDIGCGGGRNVVEMAARGYDVLGLDNNEKSLKYLEKRLKRRDLGAEILTADMANFTLDKPIDAALCTFNTFRHLVSENDALSHLRSVAKALRPGGLYILGFHIIPLDADPECHERWTAQHGKTKVTTTLKVVRFSRAERREILRFNLHIRKGDEVLRLKTEYPYRLYTGDEFRKLLRKVPELEIREVYDFWYEIDHPVPFDHELSDAVFVLQKKVDA; the protein is encoded by the coding sequence TTGCCGTACTCTGACGCCGTCGATTGCTACGACTATCCCCAGTATTGGGACCTTTCATTCCGGGATGAAACGCCTATGGAATGTGACTTCTTCGAGTCGGCGTTCAAGCAGTTTGGGGAAGGACAATTTCGCCGTGTATTGGACATCGGTTGTGGTGGCGGTCGAAATGTGGTCGAGATGGCGGCTCGTGGTTACGACGTGCTCGGGCTTGATAACAACGAGAAGTCGCTTAAGTATCTTGAGAAGCGTCTTAAGCGTCGCGACTTGGGGGCTGAGATTCTGACCGCTGACATGGCGAATTTCACGCTCGACAAACCGATCGATGCGGCCCTTTGCACATTTAATACATTCCGGCACCTAGTAAGTGAGAACGACGCACTCAGTCATTTGCGAAGCGTGGCAAAGGCGCTTCGCCCAGGCGGACTTTACATTCTCGGTTTTCATATCATTCCCCTCGATGCCGATCCCGAGTGCCATGAACGTTGGACCGCGCAACATGGCAAGACGAAGGTCACCACCACGTTGAAAGTCGTTCGCTTCAGTCGTGCCGAACGTCGCGAGATCTTGCGGTTCAACCTGCATATCCGAAAGGGTGATGAGGTGCTGCGACTTAAGACCGAGTACCCATATCGTTTGTATACGGGAGACGAGTTCCGCAAGCTGCTTCGAAAGGTGCCAGAGCTTGAGATCCGCGAAGTCTACGACTTCTGGTATGAGATCGATCACCCGGTTCCATTTGATCACGAGTTAAGCGACGCGGTCTTCGTGCTGCAGAAGAAAGTGGATGCGTAA